In Phycisphaerae bacterium, the DNA window CCTGCCGCGGTACGGCCAGGTTCATTTATGCGGTGAGGAGCCTCTCAAGTTCCGATTCGCTGGGGACTTTACCGGTGACCCTGACTTGGCCGTTAATCGCGAGCGCCGGCGTCATCATCACGCCGTAGTCCGTGATCTTGCGGATGTCCTTTACATGCTCGAGCGTGTATTCGAGTCCGAGCCTATCGGCGACTCTCCTGGTAGTGCTTTCGAGCAGGTTGCATTTGGAACAACCCGTGCCGAGAACTTCGATCTTCATTGGCGATACTCCTTCTATGCGGCGATGGAACCATACGTCATGCCGGCGACGGTCGACAGAATGACGACGAGGGCCACGTAGACGAGCGTCTTCCGCGTCCCCATCACCGAACGAATCACAAGCATGCTGGGCAGTGAAAGTGCCGGCCCGGCCAGTAGGAGTGCCAAGGCCGGTCCCTTGCCCATGCCGGCGCCCAGTAGTCCCTGGAGAATCGGCACTTCGGTGAGCGTCGCAAAGTACATCAACGCACCTGCAAGCGAGGCAAACAGGTTGGACCACACGCTGTTGCCCCCGACGAGCCCTGCGATCCATCGTTCCGGAATCAACGCCGGGTGCCCCGGTCGCCCCAGCAAGAGGCCCGCCACCAGCACGCCGACGAATAGCAGCGGAAGAATCTGCTTGGCGAATGTCCATGTGCTCGCGACCCACGATTTCAGTTCGTCCTTTGCAAACCAGGCGCCAAGCATGAAAAGGAGCCCGAGCAACAGTGCGCCCGTGATGATCCACTTGGCCGATGCAATGGCCGCACCGATGCCGGTCGGATCGAGGGCCTTCCAGTTCGCGAACACGAGGATGCCGATCATCGCGACGAAGTACAGGATTGTCTGCCACATCGGCCGTTCGTGGTCATCATTGCCCACGAAGAAACCGCCCTCAGTATCGCGGGCCGCCTCTTCCCTCCGGTAGATCACGTGCATGGTCAGGCCGATGATGACGCTGAAGATGATCGCCCCAAGCGCACGGGCCACGCCAAGTTCCCAGCCAAGCACCCGCGCCGTGAGGATGATCGCGAGGACGTTAATTGCCGGACCAGAATAAAGGAACGCCGTTGCCGGACCGAGACCCGCGCCGCGTTTGTAGATGCCGGCGAACAGCGGGAGGATGGTGCAAGAGCATGCCGCCAAGATTGTCCCCGAAACCGCCGCCACGCTGTACGCGACAACTTTGTGGGCCCGCGCGCCGAAGTACTTCATTACGGCCGCCTGCGAGACGAAGCACGCAATCGCACCGGCAATGAACAGCGCAGGTACGAGACACAGCAGCACATGGTGCCGCGCATAGTCCTGCAACATGAGCAGTGCTTCACGCGCAGAGGCACCCGCCTTTCCGGCGACAGGAAGGACTTCAAACGGCAGCATGTAGGCCGATAGGAAGACCGCAACCATCACGGCCAGGATTACAGACGTCTGTACGCGTGCGCCCAAGCCGTTCATGGTCAAAAGGCCATGGACCCGCACAAAAAAGGGGCGGATCGTCTCGCCTACACGCCGATCGCCGCCTGTTGCGTCTTCAGGTTGTCCTTCAGCACCGATTCGATACACTCCCATAAGCCCTGCAAACAGCAGATCTTCAGTCGGAAAAACGTCTTGGTCCCTTCCTTGCGGTCTGTCACGATGCCCGCGTGCTTGAGAACGGACAGGTGCTTCGACACGGTTGACTGATCCAGCCGGGTCAAATCCGTAAGCTCGCAGACACACCACTCGCGATCGGCCAGCACGTCGAGCATCATCAGGCGTGCCGGATGGGCCAGGGCCTTGGCGATCCGAGCCCGGGCTTCGTAACGCTGAACGGGATGCTTGGGCGTCCTTTTCATGGCTATATGGCAATTATACCATCAAACTTGGCCAATGCAAGCGTCATTCTCTCGACGTTGATACCTGATTTGCGAGCTGCGGAAAGGACGCTCCCGTTTGCTTGAATGACCTGTGGCGGCGTGGTCAGTTTCCGGTGCCGAAAACCAGGGAAAATTCGGCGACATCGTACAGTGCAACAGTAGAATCACCGTCAAAGTCGAACACGCGACGACAGTCCCCTTCGCTTCCGGTTGGGCCGAGGATGACATCGGGACCGCTCAAACAGCCGAACAGGTCGGCGGCGTCCGTCAGATCGATGGCGCTATCGCCGTCGGAATCTCCCGGTATGGGAGGTTGTAGCAGCGGAACCAGTCGTGCCACCGGCCCGGCGTGAACGCCAGCCGCGCCATTCATGGAGTACCCGCTCCCGAATCCACCCAGCACCTGGATTGGGGTCGACCCATTCCCGGCGCTGACACCCCCACCCGAAACGGCGCCGTAGACCGAGAGCGAGACCGATCCGGCCAGGGCGAGTCCGGCCAACGCGATAAACCGACGCGCGAATCGTTTCATAGTAAGATCCCTTGGGCAATCGTCTGGCACTCTCAATCAATGCGGACCACGCCGCCGCGCGCCGTGATGCGCCCTCTCTTGTAAAAGACGGTTGTTCCGGCGCTGTAATCGCCTGCTCGAATGGAGATGGTCGTGCCGTGTCCGGCGGCGTTGATTCCCTCTTCTATGGTGTCGAAAGGCCGGGAAAGTGTGCCTTCTTCCGGTCCGCCGTAGGCCTGGTCGACGTAGACTGTGCTGAAGGGCTGCGTACGATACATGCCGCGCCCGTGGGTCGCGGCGATAAGGTGCGTCCCCCCCTGCCAAAACAGCTCCGACACCTCCATGTTCGCCGGCCCCTCGTGTCCGACGGTTCCGTATCGCGGCGTGCGGCTCCACGTCTGCCCCTTGTCTTCCGAGGCGAACACGCCCAGGTCGGTGCCCACGTACACCCAGGTCGGGTCGGCCGGATGGAATCGTACGGTGTTGACCTGAACCGGAGGCAAAGCCGTATCGCCGGTTCCGGATCGGTCCTCCCAACTGGTTCCATCGTTCTTGGTGTACCAGACACGACCTGTGGCATATCCACCGAGGGTCACGAAGACTTCGCTTGCGTTGTTGGGATTGATGGCAATGTCTGTCACGAAGGTGTTCGGCGGTGAAACCGACCCGTTGTTCCCCACGTTGGTCCAGTTCGTGACACTCGTTGTTGTACGGGAGATCGTTCCATCAGTGTACCCCGCCCAGATGCGGCCCGAATCCGTGGGGGCGACATCGATCGCACTGCACAGTGGCGTAGCGGCAGGCGGCGTTACAGAAACCGGGCCACGAATGGCGGACCAGTTGTTCGCCGTATCTGTCGTTCGCCAGATGCTTGCCCCCCCGGCGATGAGGATCTTGGAATTGCTCGGATCCATTACAAACGGAGCGATGAAGAGCGCGTTGGCACCGGCGTCGGTCAAACCGTTGATTGCCGGACCGTAATTGTTTCCGCCGTTCGTGCTCTTCTCAATGGCCAGACGGACGTATTCGCTGTAGATGACGTTGGGGTTGCTGAAGTCGACGGCGGCGAATCCCCCGTCGCCGGTCTCCGCCTGGAACCAGCTCCCCGTTCCTCCAGCCGGTGTGTAGCGGAGCGTGTCGTTGTCCTGGGCACCGCCGACGATCACGCTTCCGTCCGGGGCAGCTGCTCCGCCGTAGAACTGGGTGATGCCCAGGTTGTTGGCCAGGTTCGTCCAGCCCAGATCGCCCAGGAACGGGCTGAGAATGTCGTCGGTGCGTTGGATGCCGCCGTCGTTGCAGACGTACACCGTCTTGTTGGACGCGCCGTCATAACCGGGATGGCTCATGATGAAATGCTGGTCAGCGTGAGCGGACAGGCCGAGGTGGTAGGTCAGCCAGTTGCTAATCTTCTCCAGAAAGATACCGTTGCTGGTGTCGGGCTCACGCCAAAGATCGATCCCTCCCACGACGATCGTGTCATTGTCGTTCGGGGCAACCCAGATCGTGTTGTCGTATTCACCCTGGCAACTGTTCGGATCATCGATGCCCAGAATGTTCGAGCACAGGTAGTTGGGCATCGTGTCCGTACCAGCCAAGGAACTGAAGGATCTTCCGCAGTCCGTAGACTTATAGATCGCCCCGCCGCCGATGTTGGCTGACGCATACACCGTGCAGCCGGAGCCCCACGCCAGTTCCATCCGGCCGCTGCGGCGCGTCCGCACAAGCTCTCCGACATTGTGCGCGTTGGTCAGGTCGGTCACAGTCAAGGTTGTGGCGTCGACCACCGAAACGACGAATGCCGACTCCGTGGACAGTCCGTCGCCGACACGAATTGCGTCTCCGAGTTCGAACGCCGCCGTGCTGCCGACCGTGATGAGGTCGGGCGCATTGTCGCCATCGGTTGCCGTGGCCTGCGCCAGTGCGTCGCGGGTTATGTCGGCCGGGATGCGAACGAGGGCACCGGCGGCGTGGTTCATTTGGAGGTCCGAAACCGTGATCGTACCACCGTCGACGACACTTCTAACAATAGCGCGCTCCGCGGCCGACGGCATGCCCACATGAATGACGTCACCGACTGCGAATCCGGCCGTGGAACTTACCAGGAGCGTGTCATTGGCCGGGGGGCTGTCCGTATCCGCCTGGAAAGCGGTGCTTACGATCGTACTAAATAGCGCGCCGTTAAAGTCGGAGAAGTTCCACGTCTCACCCAGATCATCGGAAAACATCACCGTTCCGTCGGTCAATCCGGCAACGACATCCTTGGTGCTTGAGGATGGACGAAACTCCACGTCAGTCGTGCGCTCGACGGTGACTTGCTGCCAACCTACCCCGCCGTCGTCGCTACGCCAGATTCCGCTGTTGGTCGCCGCCAGGATGATGTCACCGTCCGAGGGACTGACCGCAACGCGATTGACGTATCCCCAGGGATCGGTCGTCGGATTGGTCGTCGGAGCGGTTGCGGAAAGCTGCTTCCAGCTCAGCCCACCGTCCGTCGATTTGAAGACCCCCGCTCCGGGGACGCCGTCGGACGAGAAGCTCTCTCCAGTCCCCGCGTAGATGATCTTGGAATTGCCGGGGTCCATCGCCAACGTCGTGACCGACAGACTCGGCAAGAAGTCGTTGATGGGACTCCAGCTTGCACCTCCGTTGACGGTACGCCAGATGCCTCCGGCAACACTGCCGATCAGCATGGTTCTGGGGTCCTGCGGGTCGATGACCATCGTGCGGATGCGCCCACCGATGTTGCCCGGCCCCAACCATTCCCAGCTCCAGATGCCGGCGTCGGCAAGAGGCCCCTCACGGACGGGCAGTTCCGGCATGCGTTCTGCGGCCCGTTTCGCCTTGACCAGGGCATTCGGCGGAATCTCCCCGTTCTCGTCGAGGCGGCGCATCAAGCGTTCCCGCGCGAGCCCATCGGGATTCTGCGCTTCCTTGTTGCGGCGTTCTTCCGTCTCGCGGTCGATCTCTTCCTCGATGACGTGTTCGGAGCGAATGAGCTTCGGCGCACCTTCAGTCAATGTCGATGTCACTCCCCCGTCCATATTCCCCAAGGCGTGCAGCGAAGGCTGGGCGGGTGACGCGATGGATCCGGGCGTGCGATCCACCGTCCGGCACCCCGGGCACAGCACCGCAATCATCACGCCCACCGCCGGGATCGCGGCGCTTCCCCGCAGGATGTCTCTGTGGCTTCGGTTCATGTTGTGATCGCTCCTTCGCGGCAATTACTGCAACGAAACCAGCACGAGCACCAGACCGCGGCCTTCGTCCAGCGCGGTCATTGCCTTGCCCAGAATCGCACCCTGGGCCCGCGTCGTGTCGTCCACCCGCATCGCATGTCCGGGAGTTTCCGAAGTTGTCAGCAGATCTCCGGGCCGAATGGGCTTCGACCTCGCATCGCACAGGCAATACACCCGGCCCGTCAGGGCGATGTGGTGGCTGCCATCCGCAATCGTGCCACTCTGAGCCATGACCATGCCAGGCCGTACGCCACCCGCACCGCTGATCACCCCCGCTACGGTGCGGTCGTAGGCCTTGTTTGAGAGCTTGAGCTTGCCGGGTCGATCGGCGTCGATGACGACCACCGATCCGGGTGCGGCCTCATCCCCGACCACATCAAAGGGCTCGGCGAGGTCGGCACCGCCCGTGATCTCCAACAAGTCCGTTTGAATAGCTCCTTCCGCCTTGATGGCGTATCCGTTGCCGTTGGTTACTTTGGCGTGGATGGCCGGGGCCGCGCTGAATGCATTATTGACCTCAAAGTATCCGGCCGGTCCGGTACCGAAGCTGAAACCCGCCACGCCCTTGCCGCTACCAAACGTCGTTCCCACGAGTGCATTCGAGTCATTGCTTGAGCTCGTAATCTGGAAGAAGCCGGGGCCACCCGAGGATCCCGTACACCGCGATGAAATGCCGCTTCCGGTTCCCGAATTGACGATGCTGAATAGCGTGCCGCTGTTGCTGACCGTCTGCGAGAAGGGCAAGGTAAACCCGCCGCCCGCGGACGTCTGGATCGTGCCGTCCGGAAACTTGAAACCGCCGGTGGTGGATTCCACGAGTCCCACGGCCTGTACGGCCGGGCCAGTGCCGCTCGTCGTCACCGACAATGCCGGCTCACTGTTCGCCGGATTATCGACGGTGACCTCCGCCGCCTTACCGGTGCCGTAGTTGTAGGCCAGAAATGCCTTGCCCGGACCTGCATGGAGCGCCAGCAGGGCGGTGTCGGTGTTGGAAGCGCCGGAACAACTGAAATTCCCGGCGTTTCCGGAGCTTCCCGTGTGATTCGCGGAAATGCCGACAGAGGCGGATCCAGACTGGTTGATGGACAAGGCGATTCCGGAATCCGACTCCACATCGAGCTTCGCGTTGGGCGCGAGCTTGCCGATGCCGACGTTTCCCTCAAAGTAGTTTCGACCTCCTTCGAAATAGCCGGCGTAGCCGCTCGAGCTGTTGGTCCGACCACGAACGCCGAAGTTCGTCCCACTCGTGGATATCGCGG includes these proteins:
- a CDS encoding TM0996/MTH895 family glutaredoxin-like protein, with protein sequence MKIEVLGTGCSKCNLLESTTRRVADRLGLEYTLEHVKDIRKITDYGVMMTPALAINGQVRVTGKVPSESELERLLTA
- a CDS encoding permease; protein product: MVAVFLSAYMLPFEVLPVAGKAGASAREALLMLQDYARHHVLLCLVPALFIAGAIACFVSQAAVMKYFGARAHKVVAYSVAAVSGTILAACSCTILPLFAGIYKRGAGLGPATAFLYSGPAINVLAIILTARVLGWELGVARALGAIIFSVIIGLTMHVIYRREEAARDTEGGFFVGNDDHERPMWQTILYFVAMIGILVFANWKALDPTGIGAAIASAKWIITGALLLGLLFMLGAWFAKDELKSWVASTWTFAKQILPLLFVGVLVAGLLLGRPGHPALIPERWIAGLVGGNSVWSNLFASLAGALMYFATLTEVPILQGLLGAGMGKGPALALLLAGPALSLPSMLVIRSVMGTRKTLVYVALVVILSTVAGMTYGSIAA
- a CDS encoding winged helix-turn-helix transcriptional regulator, whose protein sequence is MKRTPKHPVQRYEARARIAKALAHPARLMMLDVLADREWCVCELTDLTRLDQSTVSKHLSVLKHAGIVTDRKEGTKTFFRLKICCLQGLWECIESVLKDNLKTQQAAIGV